A window of the Polaribacter sp. HaHaR_3_91 genome harbors these coding sequences:
- a CDS encoding TonB-dependent receptor — protein sequence MKQKLKNEKPVSGFMLLLALVFCSFTAVNVQAQENITGVVTDVNGLTLPGVSVVQKGTTRGTTTDFDGNYSIELTLGTKTLVFSYLGFKTLEIPVTGSATISVELVEDVASLGEIVIVGYGKQKKESVVGSIVQVTGEKLMESGGVSTVGQALTGRLPGVTTVSSTGRPGEESPDIFIRGKSSWNGSGQPLILVDGIERSMNDVNANDVESISVLKDASATAVFGVKGANGVILITTKRGKIGKAQLSLTASSTLKKPSKLPGKYDSYNGIKVANESIERSVPANEGAWKFYVPESIADRYRNPINDTDKYVYPNVDWIDTTQKDFAMDYKVDLSVRGGTETVKYFGAINYNHVGDIYDANAFDTGRGYTTDFSYNRFNFRSNIDFDITKSTRLSVNLSGYYGVQGGTSVDRSLLNNSIYELSPDLFYPLYPDGTYGRADPNRYDVLNPAVSLTARSDVNEHRVQVNTDFVLQQKLDFIAEGLSFRGSFSFDNNFRGNEGINDPKVDADDNVVFKIYNDDGSFYYVTPPGENQFDYVVQPWSRNGLNINDNNSSRRLFYQLSFNYDRVFGEKHTVGLLALMNREEYAIGNMFPRYREDWVARATYNYDSRYFIDVNGAYNGSEKYGPGFRFDLFPSVALGWMVTNEDFMSGTKSWLNKLKIRGSYGVVGDDSSGGRWGYVSQWGSGGSAYLNNSDKWSKSPYTFYKETTIGNPNLQWETSTKANIGFELAALNNMFTLDVDFFKEDRDNIVIPANDRSVPSFFGFQPPDANLGKTSVKGLELVLNYRQDLTDNLSVNANLAYTYTKDEIIYKEDPELRPSYQKEAGFSIGQPRELIRGDLLENWDDVYGSYPRESNQSARRPGFYDEQDWNMDGFVSTDYDQVPFGYTERPLNTFNLSLGANYKKFSFSVQFYGVNNATKSYQDRTFVAESHLYFDFLSDYWSKDNPDGEHVLSGFNNTQHSTDSYRQWYDASFIKLQNMEFAYTFDSEGGSNYRVFINGNNLAFWSKLPDDRLSNEDGNFRGSYPSFRRINLGVNINF from the coding sequence ATGAAGCAAAAACTAAAAAACGAGAAACCAGTTTCGGGATTTATGTTGTTACTCGCACTTGTTTTCTGCAGTTTTACAGCTGTTAATGTGCAAGCACAGGAAAATATTACTGGTGTTGTCACGGATGTAAATGGACTGACTTTACCAGGTGTAAGTGTGGTGCAAAAAGGGACGACTAGGGGAACAACAACAGATTTTGATGGAAACTATTCTATTGAATTAACTTTGGGTACCAAAACGTTAGTGTTTTCTTATCTAGGATTTAAAACTTTAGAAATACCTGTAACAGGTAGTGCAACAATTAGTGTAGAACTTGTAGAAGATGTAGCTAGTCTAGGTGAAATTGTAATTGTCGGTTACGGTAAACAAAAGAAAGAAAGTGTTGTAGGTTCTATTGTACAAGTTACAGGAGAGAAATTGATGGAGTCTGGTGGAGTATCTACGGTAGGACAAGCGCTTACAGGGCGTTTGCCAGGTGTTACCACTGTTTCTTCTACGGGGCGTCCAGGAGAAGAGTCTCCTGATATTTTTATTCGTGGAAAGAGTAGTTGGAATGGAAGCGGACAGCCACTTATTTTGGTAGATGGTATTGAGCGTAGTATGAATGATGTTAATGCCAATGATGTGGAGAGTATTTCTGTATTAAAAGATGCTTCGGCTACCGCTGTATTTGGTGTAAAAGGAGCCAATGGGGTTATCCTTATCACTACTAAACGTGGTAAAATTGGTAAGGCACAACTTTCTTTAACAGCTAGTTCTACCTTGAAAAAGCCATCGAAATTACCAGGGAAATACGATTCTTATAATGGTATAAAGGTTGCCAATGAGTCTATTGAGCGTTCTGTACCTGCTAATGAAGGAGCTTGGAAGTTTTATGTACCTGAATCAATTGCAGATAGATATAGAAACCCAATTAATGATACAGATAAGTATGTGTATCCCAATGTAGATTGGATAGACACGACTCAAAAGGATTTTGCTATGGATTATAAGGTAGATCTTTCTGTTAGAGGTGGTACCGAGACTGTAAAATATTTTGGAGCTATTAACTATAACCACGTAGGGGATATTTATGATGCAAACGCCTTTGATACAGGAAGAGGTTATACTACCGATTTTTCTTACAATCGTTTTAATTTTAGAAGTAATATAGATTTTGATATAACAAAATCTACCCGTCTTTCCGTAAATCTTTCTGGGTATTATGGTGTTCAGGGAGGTACAAGTGTTGATAGATCATTACTTAATAACAGTATTTACGAATTGTCGCCAGACTTGTTTTATCCTTTGTATCCTGATGGTACTTACGGGCGTGCAGATCCTAATAGATACGATGTCCTTAATCCAGCAGTTTCTTTAACAGCAAGAAGTGATGTCAATGAACATAGGGTACAGGTAAATACGGATTTTGTCTTACAGCAAAAATTAGACTTTATTGCAGAAGGTTTAAGTTTTAGAGGTTCGTTCTCCTTTGATAACAATTTTAGAGGTAATGAGGGGATTAATGACCCTAAAGTTGATGCAGATGATAATGTGGTTTTTAAGATTTATAATGATGATGGAAGCTTTTATTATGTAACTCCTCCAGGTGAAAATCAATTTGATTATGTGGTTCAGCCATGGTCTAGAAATGGTTTGAATATTAATGATAATAATTCTAGTAGACGTTTGTTTTATCAGCTTTCTTTCAATTATGATCGTGTTTTTGGAGAGAAACATACCGTAGGTCTGTTGGCTTTAATGAACAGAGAGGAGTATGCTATTGGAAATATGTTTCCAAGATATAGAGAAGATTGGGTAGCCCGAGCTACCTATAACTATGATAGCCGTTACTTTATTGATGTCAACGGAGCTTATAACGGATCAGAGAAATATGGGCCAGGTTTTAGGTTCGATCTCTTTCCTTCTGTAGCACTTGGCTGGATGGTAACTAATGAAGATTTTATGAGCGGAACAAAAAGTTGGTTAAACAAGCTTAAGATTCGTGGTTCTTACGGTGTAGTAGGTGATGATTCTTCAGGTGGTAGATGGGGTTATGTCTCTCAATGGGGTAGTGGAGGAAGCGCTTATTTAAACAACAGTGATAAATGGAGTAAATCTCCTTATACATTTTATAAAGAAACTACAATTGGAAACCCAAATTTGCAATGGGAGACCTCAACGAAAGCAAATATTGGTTTTGAATTAGCTGCACTAAACAATATGTTCACTTTAGACGTAGATTTTTTTAAGGAAGATCGTGATAATATTGTGATCCCTGCTAATGACCGTAGTGTTCCTAGCTTTTTTGGTTTTCAACCGCCAGATGCCAACCTAGGAAAAACATCTGTAAAAGGTTTGGAGTTGGTTCTTAATTATAGACAAGATCTTACGGATAATTTGAGTGTTAATGCAAATTTAGCTTACACCTATACCAAGGATGAGATAATTTATAAGGAAGATCCAGAACTTAGACCTTCGTATCAAAAAGAGGCTGGTTTTTCTATAGGGCAACCACGTGAATTAATAAGAGGAGATTTATTGGAGAATTGGGATGATGTATATGGCTCATATCCTAGAGAAAGTAACCAAAGTGCTCGTAGACCAGGTTTCTATGATGAACAGGATTGGAACATGGATGGGTTTGTAAGTACAGATTATGATCAAGTACCTTTTGGGTATACAGAACGTCCTCTAAATACTTTTAACTTATCCTTAGGGGCTAACTACAAGAAATTTAGTTTTAGTGTTCAGTTTTATGGAGTTAACAATGCGACCAAGTCATATCAAGACAGAACATTTGTTGCAGAATCTCATTTGTACTTTGATTTTCTTTCTGACTATTGGAGCAAAGATAATCCTGATGGAGAACACGTTCTTAGTGGATTTAATAACACACAACACAGTACAGATTCTTATAGACAATGGTATGATGCATCTTTTATAAAATTACAAAACATGGAGTTTGCATACACT
- a CDS encoding DUF5060 domain-containing protein translates to MSINKRSFSLYFLVLVFNFTLFSQGKIEGKLEKWNKVTIHFDYKEFSENDEDNPFLNYRLNVTFKNGDEEITIPGFFAADGNSAETSSKKGTVWQVRFMPNKIGKWTYEASFKKGNEIAINDDEKAGESVGFDNETGSFVIKESADRTNGRLIYKDERYLYYSESNKPFLKGGADSPENFLAYYEFDETPATHKYQPHFKDWKEGDPTWQNGKGKNIIGALNYLASKGMNSVYFLTMNVQGDGDDVWPWATKNDRTRFDTSKLDQWEIVFDHMDHLGLMLHIVTQETENELLLDIGELKTQRKLYYRELIARFAHHLAITWNLGEENGPVHWSPKGQNDADRKAMAKYIKTHDPYQNFVALHTHSIPKEQDLYLEPLLGYEFLDGSSMQTNSPDSIHNITKKWVNESQLTGKKWIVTQDEIGPAEIGAKPDADDPDHDNIRHKVLWGNLMAGGAGVEWYFGYKYAHNDLNCEDWRSRENVWNQTKHALDFFNKYLSFDKMQSADGLTDNPNDYVFVENDKTYAIYLPEVKETKINLFGAPKKYTVKWYNPRSGGKLVNGSIKKITGGSEKSIGFPPNKDKDWVALIIATKNEKESPNENEQKIISLNAIQDFELLKNDGLEYYKDFPNNVLAIEASEENNRDKFATAIAKFKGVTGIYNFTFVTTAENDGESEYVIKINGTDLDTIKNPRVSVDFKNVRHQIENVFLHENDILEITSKAVTNGLIPEGNETAWSRGRWNSITFTPKDYSLLKILADTKSFEEKDGMLEIEAENYHYKNNNSTKRNWVVRSLDDKISGENYSNSANKNSYIQALPDTRVTHDDTLILGENFFPVSGTGGVISYKIKINNPGKYYIWVNALSTGTEDNGVHVGFNENWQESGARMQWCDGKNEWTWSSAQRMTDNHCGTEKTIYLNFDKSGEYVLSFSMREDGFKMDRFILTKNSKFSPN, encoded by the coding sequence ATGTCAATAAACAAAAGAAGTTTTAGTCTCTATTTCTTAGTACTTGTTTTTAATTTTACTTTATTTTCTCAAGGAAAAATTGAAGGAAAATTAGAAAAATGGAACAAAGTAACCATTCATTTTGATTATAAAGAATTTAGTGAAAACGATGAAGATAATCCTTTCTTAAATTATAGATTAAATGTAACTTTTAAAAACGGAGATGAAGAAATCACAATTCCTGGTTTTTTTGCTGCGGATGGAAATTCTGCAGAAACAAGTTCTAAAAAAGGAACTGTTTGGCAAGTGCGTTTTATGCCTAATAAAATAGGAAAATGGACTTATGAAGCTTCTTTTAAAAAAGGAAATGAAATTGCTATAAATGATGATGAAAAAGCAGGGGAATCTGTTGGTTTTGATAACGAAACCGGTAGTTTTGTAATAAAAGAGAGTGCAGATAGAACCAATGGACGATTAATTTACAAAGACGAACGTTATTTGTATTATTCAGAATCTAACAAACCATTTTTAAAAGGTGGTGCAGATAGTCCAGAAAACTTTTTGGCGTATTATGAGTTTGATGAAACTCCAGCAACTCATAAGTATCAACCACATTTTAAGGATTGGAAAGAAGGTGATCCAACTTGGCAAAACGGAAAAGGGAAAAACATTATTGGAGCATTAAATTATTTGGCATCTAAAGGAATGAACTCTGTTTATTTTTTAACAATGAATGTACAAGGAGATGGAGATGATGTTTGGCCTTGGGCTACTAAAAATGACAGAACTCGTTTTGATACAAGTAAATTAGATCAATGGGAAATTGTCTTTGATCATATGGATCATTTAGGTTTGATGTTGCATATTGTTACTCAAGAAACAGAAAACGAATTGTTATTAGATATTGGTGAGTTAAAAACGCAACGTAAATTATATTACCGAGAATTAATTGCAAGATTTGCACATCATTTAGCAATTACCTGGAATTTAGGTGAAGAAAATGGGCCTGTACATTGGTCTCCTAAAGGGCAAAATGATGCTGATAGAAAAGCGATGGCAAAGTATATTAAAACACATGATCCTTATCAGAATTTTGTGGCTTTACACACACATTCTATTCCAAAAGAGCAAGATTTGTATTTAGAGCCTTTGTTAGGCTATGAGTTTTTAGACGGTTCTTCTATGCAAACAAATAGTCCAGATTCAATTCATAATATCACTAAAAAATGGGTTAATGAATCTCAATTAACCGGAAAAAAATGGATTGTTACACAAGATGAAATCGGGCCTGCAGAAATAGGAGCAAAACCAGATGCAGATGATCCTGATCACGATAATATAAGACATAAAGTTTTATGGGGAAATTTAATGGCTGGTGGTGCCGGAGTAGAGTGGTATTTTGGGTATAAATATGCGCACAATGATTTAAACTGTGAAGATTGGAGATCAAGAGAAAACGTTTGGAACCAAACAAAACATGCATTAGACTTTTTTAATAAGTACTTATCTTTCGATAAAATGCAATCTGCAGATGGCTTAACAGATAATCCAAATGATTATGTTTTTGTAGAAAATGATAAAACGTATGCTATTTATTTACCAGAGGTAAAAGAAACTAAAATCAATTTATTTGGTGCACCCAAAAAGTACACAGTTAAATGGTACAATCCAAGAAGTGGCGGAAAACTAGTAAACGGTTCTATTAAAAAAATTACAGGTGGAAGTGAAAAATCAATTGGTTTTCCACCAAATAAAGATAAAGATTGGGTTGCACTGATTATAGCAACCAAAAATGAAAAAGAAAGTCCGAATGAAAATGAGCAAAAAATTATCAGTTTAAATGCGATTCAAGATTTTGAGCTATTAAAAAATGATGGTTTAGAATATTACAAAGATTTTCCAAACAACGTATTGGCAATTGAAGCATCAGAAGAAAATAATAGAGACAAATTTGCAACGGCAATTGCTAAATTTAAAGGAGTTACAGGTATTTATAATTTTACTTTTGTAACTACCGCAGAAAATGATGGGGAATCTGAATATGTAATTAAAATTAATGGTACTGATTTAGATACAATTAAAAACCCTAGAGTTTCTGTAGATTTTAAAAATGTTAGACACCAAATTGAGAATGTCTTTTTACATGAAAATGATATCCTAGAAATAACCTCTAAGGCAGTTACCAATGGTTTAATTCCAGAAGGAAATGAAACAGCTTGGTCTAGAGGAAGATGGAATTCTATTACTTTTACTCCTAAAGATTATTCGTTGCTAAAAATACTAGCAGACACAAAATCTTTTGAAGAAAAAGACGGAATGTTAGAAATTGAAGCTGAAAATTATCATTATAAAAATAACAACAGCACAAAGAGAAATTGGGTTGTAAGATCTTTGGATGATAAAATAAGCGGAGAAAACTATAGTAATTCAGCTAATAAAAACAGTTATATTCAAGCATTACCAGATACTAGGGTTACACATGATGATACACTTATTTTAGGTGAAAATTTCTTTCCGGTTTCGGGTACAGGAGGTGTAATTTCTTATAAAATAAAAATAAATAATCCCGGAAAATATTATATTTGGGTAAATGCACTTTCTACCGGTACAGAAGATAATGGAGTACATGTTGGTTTTAATGAAAATTGGCAAGAAAGCGGAGCAAGAATGCAATGGTGCGATGGTAAAAATGAATGGACTTGGTCTTCTGCACAAAGAATGACAGATAATCATTGTGGTACAGAAAAAACAATTTACTTAAACTTTGATAAATCAGGAGAATACGTGTTGTCTTTTTCTATGAGAGAAGATGGTTTTAAAATGGATCGTTTTATTCTAACAAAAAACAGTAAATTTAGTCCTAATTAA
- a CDS encoding hybrid sensor histidine kinase/response regulator transcription factor codes for MQLKWGITFILSLCTFFCIHIEAQNKTQNFNFETIKEGISKVGIYTIIQDNYGFIWIGTNGSGLYKFDGLDYTSYKFMQEDATSISSNLVFSSYLDKDNNLWVGTEDGLNLYDRDLDQFKKISVGLLDNANISVLSILESRGNLYIGTRLNGLFKLNLKTNKIQRIACKDNSRPAINSIQKIKNGTIFLGTSLGLRKLDTLNSTILKPKKIEDSNILNFAIPIQTLLVDNDNNLWAGSYTKGVFKYQFKDDNIVDFSQFPITEKRILSLVELADKTFLFGSENDGLFHMDSNGALIKNYLYNKKDKNSIRSNSIWSLFVDKSKRVWMGYYNNGVVVSDHLFDKFDNIESLENNPNSLQIGSVTGIVRDAHDKLWITMDGGGIDVFDIKTSKVDHINKVNDKAYSGLTSNHIQTIFIDSKKNIWAGSWDNGIYVLKDGFKNITNINIKSSNGKLFSNAILSFAEDKDGVIWIGTFYTGVYSFNPKTHVLTYHNSHEFAKHGIPTSDVRKILVDNDGSIWLGTTIGLFKINNNQGVLSVKSFVNQLAKSNNNQRSSTHILSLYQSTDNYLWIGTRGAGLCRYDKTKDEFKWFNKFSGLNEENIASIIEDKKGDIWVSGNAGITKLDLKTSEVVNYTTNDGLLSDDFNFNAVLRDDEGKLYFGNYKGVDFFNPKDLSTNSSVPSLYLTGLKIFNKDVIPNEENSPLTKTITETSSIEFNHEQSVFTIQYTGINYTRPEKNKYAYYLEGLEKSWNYVGNQRSATYTNLDYGDYVFKLKAANNDGLWNEKPLELKITILPPWWKSNLALATYVLLFGFGVLLLNKITRSRIKEKELIKNERTQRIQQEILNKNKLQFFTNISHEFRTPLTLILNPLKDMMMDKTLNLPEKVKSKHSTIYRNSDRLFRLINELMDLRKLEFDKVRVRASELNLVDFTKNIVLFFKEEASNRNIFLTLDTEMSLIKTWADQNMLEKIIFNILSNAMKVTPDNGVINVNLIDNDEDYILPLISLTKAVKVVEIVISDTGKGLEEDQVDKIFERFYQVESLNKTYYGGTGIGLEVVSSFVNLHKGKIEVTSKIDEGTTFRIILPKGKEHFTKDEIKSFKAESDLPKKEINFIPENKISGSEEQEEIEKTTSKKYTILVVEDNTELRNYLKTELSKTYKVLLANNGLEGLKIAEKSFPDVILTDVIMPEMDGFEFCRRIKTDIKTSHIPLLMLTAKARIDDRIEGIEHGSDAYMTKPFDMRLLTLRLSQLITSRKLIFDKYFSEVSGAKENTNATSIDKEFINKVLAYIGENISNSSLSVEELANELNLSKSQSYRKIKSLTGQTPNELLRRIRLERAYQILETGSAFISEVGFKVGFSSASYFTKCFKAHFGKLPTEVVIKEKQ; via the coding sequence ATGCAACTTAAATGGGGTATTACTTTTATTTTGTCTTTATGTACATTTTTCTGTATACATATAGAGGCACAAAATAAAACGCAAAATTTTAATTTTGAAACAATAAAAGAAGGTATCTCTAAAGTTGGTATTTATACGATTATACAAGACAATTACGGTTTTATTTGGATAGGAACAAATGGATCTGGTTTGTATAAATTTGATGGTCTTGATTACACTTCTTACAAGTTTATGCAAGAAGATGCAACCTCTATAAGTAGTAATTTGGTGTTTTCTTCCTATTTAGATAAAGATAATAACCTTTGGGTTGGTACAGAAGATGGTTTAAATCTTTATGATAGAGATTTAGATCAGTTTAAAAAAATATCTGTTGGGCTATTAGATAATGCTAATATATCTGTTTTAAGTATTCTAGAATCTAGAGGTAACCTTTACATTGGTACAAGGTTAAATGGTTTATTTAAGCTTAATTTAAAAACGAATAAAATACAAAGAATAGCTTGTAAAGATAATAGTAGACCAGCTATAAATAGTATACAAAAGATTAAAAACGGTACTATATTTTTGGGTACAAGTTTAGGATTAAGAAAGTTAGATACTCTAAACTCAACAATTTTAAAACCTAAAAAAATAGAGGATTCCAATATTTTAAATTTCGCGATACCTATTCAAACTTTATTGGTAGATAATGACAATAATTTATGGGCAGGAAGCTACACCAAAGGTGTTTTTAAGTATCAATTTAAAGATGATAATATTGTTGATTTTTCGCAATTTCCGATAACTGAAAAACGCATCTTATCTTTAGTAGAATTAGCCGATAAAACCTTTCTGTTTGGTTCAGAAAATGACGGTCTTTTTCACATGGATTCTAATGGTGCTTTAATAAAAAACTACCTCTATAATAAAAAAGACAAAAATAGTATCCGTTCAAATTCAATTTGGTCATTATTTGTTGATAAAAGTAAGAGGGTATGGATGGGGTATTACAATAATGGAGTTGTAGTTAGTGATCATTTATTTGATAAGTTCGATAACATAGAGAGTTTAGAAAATAATCCAAATTCTTTGCAGATAGGATCTGTTACAGGTATTGTAAGAGATGCTCATGATAAATTATGGATTACTATGGATGGTGGTGGTATTGATGTTTTTGATATTAAAACATCTAAAGTAGACCATATTAATAAAGTTAATGATAAAGCATATTCGGGGCTTACTAGTAATCACATTCAAACTATTTTTATTGATAGTAAAAAGAATATTTGGGCAGGTAGTTGGGATAATGGAATTTACGTTTTAAAAGATGGATTTAAAAATATTACAAATATCAATATCAAAAGTTCAAATGGAAAACTATTTTCTAACGCTATCTTAAGTTTTGCAGAAGATAAAGATGGTGTTATTTGGATAGGTACTTTTTACACAGGTGTTTATAGTTTTAATCCAAAAACACATGTTTTAACGTACCATAATTCGCATGAATTTGCAAAACATGGTATACCTACAAGCGACGTTAGAAAAATATTAGTAGATAATGATGGTTCAATTTGGTTAGGAACAACTATTGGGCTCTTTAAAATAAATAATAACCAAGGTGTACTAAGTGTAAAATCTTTTGTTAACCAATTGGCTAAGTCAAACAATAACCAAAGAAGTTCAACGCACATATTATCTTTATATCAAAGTACCGATAATTACCTTTGGATTGGTACAAGAGGTGCTGGATTATGTAGGTATGATAAAACTAAAGACGAATTTAAATGGTTTAATAAGTTTTCTGGATTAAATGAAGAAAACATTGCAAGTATCATTGAAGATAAAAAAGGTGATATTTGGGTGAGTGGAAATGCTGGAATTACAAAGCTAGATTTAAAAACAAGTGAAGTTGTTAATTACACCACAAACGATGGTTTATTATCTGATGATTTTAATTTTAATGCAGTATTAAGAGACGACGAAGGAAAACTTTATTTTGGAAATTATAAAGGAGTAGACTTTTTTAACCCAAAAGACTTAAGTACAAATTCTAGTGTACCTTCTCTTTATTTAACGGGTTTAAAAATCTTTAACAAAGACGTGATTCCTAATGAAGAAAACTCGCCACTTACTAAAACCATTACAGAAACATCTAGTATAGAGTTTAATCATGAGCAGTCTGTGTTTACCATACAATATACAGGGATTAACTACACCAGACCAGAGAAAAATAAATATGCTTATTATTTAGAAGGTTTAGAAAAATCTTGGAATTATGTAGGCAATCAAAGAAGTGCTACTTATACCAATTTAGATTATGGAGACTATGTTTTTAAGTTAAAAGCGGCAAATAATGATGGTCTTTGGAATGAAAAACCATTAGAATTAAAAATAACAATTTTACCACCTTGGTGGAAATCTAACTTGGCGTTGGCTACTTATGTGCTACTTTTTGGATTTGGAGTTTTACTTTTAAATAAAATAACAAGAAGTAGAATAAAAGAAAAAGAACTCATTAAAAACGAAAGAACTCAAAGAATTCAACAAGAGATTCTAAATAAAAATAAATTACAGTTTTTTACAAATATTTCTCACGAATTTAGAACTCCTTTAACGTTGATATTAAATCCTTTGAAGGATATGATGATGGATAAAACTTTAAATTTACCAGAAAAAGTTAAATCTAAACACAGCACTATTTATAGAAATTCTGATAGATTATTTAGGCTTATAAATGAGCTAATGGATTTAAGAAAGTTAGAATTTGATAAGGTAAGAGTGAGAGCATCAGAATTAAATTTGGTAGATTTTACCAAGAATATTGTGCTGTTCTTTAAAGAAGAAGCTTCAAATAGAAATATATTCTTGACTTTAGATACAGAAATGTCGTTGATAAAAACATGGGCAGATCAAAATATGCTCGAAAAAATTATCTTCAATATTTTATCAAATGCAATGAAAGTGACTCCAGATAATGGGGTGATCAATGTAAATTTAATAGACAATGATGAAGACTATATATTACCACTTATTTCATTAACCAAAGCAGTAAAAGTAGTAGAAATTGTAATATCAGATACAGGTAAAGGGTTAGAAGAAGATCAGGTAGATAAAATATTTGAAAGATTTTATCAAGTAGAAAGTCTTAATAAAACTTACTATGGCGGAACAGGTATTGGGCTAGAAGTAGTTAGTAGTTTTGTTAATTTACATAAAGGTAAAATAGAAGTAACTAGTAAAATAGATGAGGGAACTACCTTTAGAATAATTTTACCAAAAGGAAAAGAGCATTTTACTAAAGATGAAATTAAGAGTTTTAAAGCGGAGTCAGATCTTCCTAAAAAAGAAATAAACTTTATCCCCGAAAATAAAATTTCGGGATCAGAAGAGCAAGAAGAGATTGAAAAAACAACCTCTAAAAAGTATACTATTTTAGTGGTAGAAGATAATACTGAGTTAAGAAATTATTTAAAAACAGAATTAAGTAAAACCTACAAAGTTTTATTAGCAAATAATGGTTTAGAAGGGTTAAAAATTGCAGAAAAATCTTTTCCAGATGTTATTTTAACAGATGTTATTATGCCAGAAATGGATGGATTTGAATTTTGTAGACGTATTAAAACAGATATTAAAACAAGTCATATTCCTTTATTAATGCTTACTGCAAAAGCAAGAATTGATGATCGTATTGAAGGAATAGAACATGGCTCTGATGCCTATATGACCAAACCATTCGATATGCGTTTGCTCACGTTAAGACTGTCTCAATTAATTACCAGTAGAAAATTAATTTTTGATAAATACTTTAGTGAAGTGAGTGGTGCAAAAGAGAACACAAATGCTACCTCTATAGACAAAGAATTTATTAATAAAGTTTTGGCATACATAGGTGAAAATATTAGCAATTCTAGTTTAAGTGTAGAAGAATTAGCCAATGAATTGAACTTAAGTAAAAGTCAATCATACAGAAAAATAAAATCTTTAACAGGGCAAACTCCAAACGAACTGTTACGAAGAATTAGATTAGAAAGAGCGTATCAAATATTAGAAACAGGTTCTGCATTTATAAGCGAAGTTGGTTTTAAAGTTGGTTTCTCTTCAGCTTCTTATTTTACAAAATGTTTCAAAGCACACTTTGGGAAGCTTCCAACTGAAGTTGTTATCAAAGAAAAACAATAA
- the fsa gene encoding fructose-6-phosphate aldolase produces the protein MKFFIDTANLNDIAEAEALGVLDGVTTNPSLMAKEGITGAENILNHYKKICDIVEGDVSAEVIATDYDGMIEQGEELAALHSQIVVKLPMIADGVKACKYFSDKGIKTNVTLVFSAGQALLAAKAGATYVSPFLGRLDDISTDGLHLIKEIRQIYDNYSFKTQILSASVRNRMHVINCAKLGSDVMTGPLSSITGLLKHPLTDSGLAQFLEDYKKGN, from the coding sequence ATGAAATTTTTTATAGATACAGCAAATTTAAATGATATTGCAGAAGCAGAAGCTTTAGGAGTTTTAGATGGAGTAACAACAAATCCATCTTTAATGGCAAAAGAAGGAATTACAGGGGCAGAGAATATTTTAAATCATTATAAAAAGATTTGTGACATTGTAGAAGGAGATGTTTCTGCAGAAGTAATTGCTACAGATTATGATGGAATGATTGAACAAGGAGAAGAGTTAGCAGCGTTGCACTCTCAAATTGTTGTAAAATTACCAATGATAGCAGATGGTGTAAAAGCATGTAAATATTTTTCTGATAAAGGAATTAAAACAAACGTAACGTTAGTTTTTTCTGCAGGACAAGCATTATTAGCTGCAAAAGCAGGAGCAACGTATGTGTCTCCTTTTTTAGGACGTTTAGATGATATTTCTACAGATGGCTTACATTTGATTAAAGAAATTAGACAGATCTATGATAATTATAGTTTTAAAACACAAATTTTATCTGCATCTGTAAGAAATAGAATGCATGTTATTAACTGTGCTAAATTAGGATCTGATGTGATGACTGGACCTTTATCATCAATTACGGGGTTGTTAAAACATCCTTTAACAGATAGTGGATTGGCACAATTTTTAGAAGATTATAAGAAGGGGAATTAG